One Nicotiana sylvestris chromosome 12, ASM39365v2, whole genome shotgun sequence genomic window carries:
- the LOC104249026 gene encoding uncharacterized protein, translating to MSDSSSQYIHMVHHLIEECLLFNMSREECMKALSKHANIQPVITSTVWKELEKENKEFFEAYKKRREEGSSTSTESQMEITTQRIHNILLESSYKDINENHST from the exons ATGAGTGATTCTTCTTCTCAATACATCCACATG GTGCATCACTTAATTGAGGAGTGTCTGTTATTCAACATGAGCAGAGAGGAATGCATGAAAGCACTCTCCAAACATGCAAATATACAGCCAGTTATCACTTCCACGG TGTGGAAGGAGTTGGAGAAGGAGAACAAAGAGTTCTTTGAGGCGTACAAGAAACGGAGGGAAGAAGGATCATCGACAAGTACAGAATCCCAAATGGAGATAACAACACAAAGAATTCACAATATACTGTTGGAGTCATCTTATAAAGATATCAACGAAAACCACAGCACTTAG